In Flavobacterium lacustre, a genomic segment contains:
- a CDS encoding helix-turn-helix domain-containing protein codes for MKVNPKKLFPEVDNIELLSHQPITKRDLLNFSNLILDEIKEMVGAQDKPAQWLKSSEVRKLLKISPGTLQNLRINGTLNFTRIGSIIYYKYEDILKVLTP; via the coding sequence ATGAAAGTAAATCCCAAAAAACTGTTTCCGGAAGTAGATAATATTGAACTACTCAGCCACCAACCCATCACCAAAAGAGACCTGCTTAACTTTAGTAATTTGATCCTGGATGAAATCAAAGAAATGGTAGGCGCACAAGACAAACCGGCACAATGGCTCAAATCTTCCGAAGTACGAAAACTACTCAAAATCTCCCCAGGCACATTGCAAAATCTACGCATCAATGGCACCCTAAACTTCACCCGTATTGGCAGCATCATTTACTACAAATACGAAGACATTCTAAAAGTACTCACCCCCTAA
- a CDS encoding transcriptional regulator, which produces MNYIKHLTGFFEKVSTDFELNPTHISLYMAIFQFWNLNRFQNPISITRDEVMRISKICSKATYHKCMREMHNKGYLKYEPSYNPFRGSMVHLINYSEDLKPPQKKDRKKTINKQVIEQVGMQANNQANEQAVNKHQTSNGTGTEQALVSSINNINITNKSNILNLEQAQNLKTKNEEFFEEKEKKKKKLREKKEPFLKEKIPPEWQEVTTFFKEKNATEIEAEKFFNHFQSNGWLVGGKSKMKDWKAAARNWIMNQNKFQPKSNLPQPNHLQISNNKNYAEPL; this is translated from the coding sequence ATGAACTACATCAAACACCTTACTGGTTTTTTCGAAAAAGTCTCAACTGATTTTGAACTAAACCCAACACACATAAGTCTGTACATGGCAATTTTTCAGTTCTGGAACCTCAACCGTTTTCAGAATCCAATAAGCATTACCCGGGATGAAGTCATGCGAATCAGTAAAATTTGTTCTAAGGCAACATATCACAAATGCATGAGAGAAATGCACAACAAAGGATACTTAAAATATGAGCCTTCATACAACCCTTTTCGGGGAAGTATGGTGCATTTAATTAACTATTCAGAAGACTTAAAACCACCTCAAAAAAAAGACCGAAAAAAGACAATAAACAAACAAGTTATTGAACAAGTAGGCATGCAGGCTAATAATCAGGCTAATGAACAAGCGGTAAACAAGCATCAAACTAGTAATGGGACAGGCACTGAACAAGCGCTGGTATCTTCTATAAACAATATAAACATTACAAACAAATCAAACATTTTAAACTTGGAGCAAGCACAAAATTTAAAAACTAAAAATGAAGAATTTTTCGAAGAAAAAGAAAAAAAGAAAAAAAAGTTGCGCGAAAAAAAAGAACCTTTTTTGAAGGAAAAAATCCCTCCCGAATGGCAAGAAGTCACAACATTTTTCAAAGAGAAAAATGCAACCGAAATCGAAGCCGAAAAATTCTTCAACCATTTTCAAAGTAACGGTTGGCTCGTGGGAGGAAAATCCAAAATGAAAGACTGGAAAGCAGCAGCAAGAAACTGGATCATGAACCAGAACAAATTCCAGCCAAAATCAAACCTACCCCAGCCGAACCATTTACAAATTTCAAATAATAAAAATTATGCCGAACCATTGTAA
- a CDS encoding ATPase encodes MPNHCKLITDTFEIQNNQKIYDFNKCLEFIEYQGTAHYGSSFQINILDIPIIYKLIIYMIKDNKAALKEQIDLSKGILLSGPIGCGKTSIMSLIKPFTSPLSEYKIKTCRELSFEFAKKGFETINYYTLKQANQSKLTGYCFDDLGAEQQIKHFGNDCNVMAEVLLGRYEQFVENKCITHITSNLSASEIERIYGNRIRSRMRSMFNLVAFDKEAKDKR; translated from the coding sequence ATGCCGAACCATTGTAAATTAATCACCGATACTTTCGAAATTCAAAACAATCAGAAAATCTATGATTTCAACAAATGCCTAGAATTTATCGAATACCAGGGAACAGCACATTATGGATCATCCTTTCAAATAAATATCCTGGACATCCCAATAATTTATAAATTGATAATCTACATGATCAAAGACAATAAAGCGGCTTTAAAAGAACAAATTGACCTCAGCAAAGGTATTTTGTTATCAGGCCCAATTGGATGCGGAAAAACCTCTATAATGAGCCTTATTAAGCCTTTTACAAGTCCTTTGTCAGAGTATAAAATAAAAACCTGTCGAGAACTATCGTTTGAATTTGCTAAAAAGGGGTTTGAAACCATCAACTATTATACGCTAAAGCAAGCAAATCAATCCAAATTAACGGGCTATTGCTTTGATGATTTAGGTGCCGAACAACAAATCAAACACTTCGGTAACGATTGTAATGTAATGGCTGAGGTATTGTTGGGTCGGTACGAGCAGTTTGTAGAAAATAAATGTATCACGCACATCACCTCTAATCTTTCAGCCTCCGAAATCGAAAGGATTTACGGTAACCGGATTCGTTCTAGGATGAGGTCAATGTTCAATCTTGTTGCCTTTGATAAGGAGGCAAAGGATAAACGTTAA
- a CDS encoding TonB-dependent receptor → MKFFYTLIISMISYCFFGQNGTISGSVLDDSNGRTLPGVSVVIKDLKLSASTDSEGKFIFRNVTPGNYDVELSYIGYKLKIISEVIISANEITYLNTTITESKNELNEVVITKTRAKTESVKSLLVMQKNSVSVSDGISAETIKRTPDKTTSDVLKRISGASIQDNKFVIIRGLNDRYNAAFLNGAPLPSSEPDRKAFSFDVFPSNMLDNLIITKTASPDLPGDFAGGVIQINTKAVPDKNFQSLSIGTGYNTITTFKDKKNYEGGKTDWLGIDDGTRAMASTIPSMEDFNALTPQEKARVAQTFETDWKINDEKFLPNLNFQYTIGHHFDFDEKVLGMLFSISNNQTFNYTQTTRNDWDNPDPNVPSVLTAKFSDENYSQQMLTSTLANFSFKFNDNHAVTFKNIFSINSTDLVVDRYGQKDVNDTRYLSANVRWFTSNKIYSGQLNGEHYFSKPKIKLNWTGFYSNINRSIPNLRRNIYSITDPSSSVSSETIPVAEIANGNGGADYGGGMFFSENKESISGSKFDLAKKFNIGEELINEIKIGGFYQRRDRDFFARQLQYNTYTLGGNFNYSLLELPDATIFNQANMGVISPSGVTPVVNGFTLYDASKYTDAYQAGSDLSAAYLMLDNRYKSFRLVWGVRVEDYNQTLYFKDNNGNATNANNKQKDFLPSANLIYSIDKKQNLRLSYSKTLNRPEFRELAPFGFYDFTSQFFTQGDSLRIAKIQNIDFRYELYPGKGQVLSFSYFNKKFKNPIEIIQGVNNKTITYKNASSAKNSGIELEFRFLLSSIFKSENTTVFDDITMFSNVAIIKSEADVSNIASGNTEKSRPLQGQSPYIFNAGLQYLNVENGWALSTNINRAGNRIAYASSEIKPAIWEKGRTFLDVQIAKSFLKNKLELKFNIQNILAQDLIFYQNNYRNSVDYGSLETLANQVFTGDYHYEDGYNAADDDVIWKTIFGRSFSLSATYNF, encoded by the coding sequence ATGAAGTTTTTTTACACCCTAATTATTTCAATGATTTCCTATTGTTTTTTTGGACAGAATGGTACTATAAGTGGATCGGTTTTAGATGATTCTAATGGAAGAACTTTACCGGGAGTGAGTGTTGTTATCAAAGATTTAAAATTAAGTGCTTCTACAGACTCTGAAGGAAAATTTATTTTTAGAAATGTTACTCCTGGAAATTATGATGTTGAACTTTCTTATATAGGATATAAGTTAAAAATTATTTCGGAGGTAATTATTTCGGCGAATGAAATTACTTATTTAAATACAACTATTACAGAAAGTAAAAACGAACTTAACGAGGTTGTTATTACTAAAACAAGAGCTAAAACAGAATCCGTAAAATCACTATTGGTGATGCAGAAAAATAGTGTTAGTGTATCAGATGGTATTTCTGCAGAAACTATTAAAAGAACACCAGACAAAACTACTTCGGATGTTTTGAAGAGGATAAGTGGAGCCAGTATACAAGATAACAAATTTGTTATTATTAGAGGTCTTAATGATAGATATAATGCGGCATTCTTGAACGGTGCTCCTTTACCAAGTTCAGAACCAGACAGAAAAGCATTTTCTTTTGATGTATTTCCTTCTAATATGTTGGATAATTTAATTATTACTAAAACGGCATCTCCAGATTTGCCGGGAGATTTTGCTGGTGGAGTTATTCAAATTAATACAAAAGCAGTACCTGATAAAAATTTTCAAAGTCTTTCTATAGGAACGGGTTACAATACTATAACTACTTTTAAAGATAAAAAAAATTATGAAGGCGGTAAAACAGATTGGTTAGGAATTGATGACGGTACAAGAGCTATGGCATCAACGATTCCTAGTATGGAGGATTTTAATGCTTTAACTCCCCAAGAAAAAGCAAGAGTAGCTCAAACTTTTGAGACAGATTGGAAGATTAATGATGAAAAGTTTTTGCCTAATTTGAATTTTCAATACACGATAGGGCATCATTTTGATTTTGATGAAAAAGTATTAGGAATGTTATTTTCGATTTCTAATAATCAAACCTTTAATTATACGCAAACCACTAGGAATGATTGGGATAATCCAGACCCAAATGTTCCTTCTGTATTGACTGCAAAATTTTCTGATGAAAATTACTCTCAGCAAATGTTAACATCAACATTAGCAAATTTTTCATTTAAGTTTAATGATAATCATGCTGTAACTTTTAAAAATATTTTTAGTATCAATTCAACCGATTTGGTTGTAGATAGATATGGACAAAAAGATGTCAATGATACAAGGTACTTAAGTGCTAACGTTAGGTGGTTCACTAGCAATAAAATTTATTCAGGACAATTAAATGGAGAGCATTATTTTTCTAAACCTAAAATTAAATTGAATTGGACTGGATTTTATAGCAATATAAATAGATCTATTCCAAACTTAAGAAGAAATATTTACTCTATTACAGACCCAAGCAGTTCTGTTTCTAGTGAAACAATTCCTGTTGCGGAGATTGCTAATGGTAATGGAGGTGCGGATTATGGTGGAGGAATGTTTTTTTCTGAAAATAAAGAATCTATTTCTGGAAGTAAATTTGATCTAGCAAAGAAATTTAATATTGGGGAAGAATTGATAAATGAAATAAAAATAGGAGGTTTTTATCAAAGGAGAGATAGAGATTTTTTTGCTCGTCAATTGCAATATAATACCTATACATTAGGAGGTAATTTTAATTATTCTTTATTAGAACTTCCTGATGCCACTATTTTTAATCAAGCTAACATGGGCGTTATTTCTCCGTCCGGAGTAACACCTGTCGTAAACGGATTTACATTATATGATGCTTCAAAGTATACAGATGCTTATCAAGCTGGTTCCGATTTGAGTGCCGCATATTTGATGCTAGATAATAGATATAAGAGTTTTCGATTGGTCTGGGGAGTTAGGGTAGAGGATTATAATCAGACTCTATATTTTAAAGATAACAATGGTAATGCTACTAATGCAAATAACAAGCAAAAAGATTTTTTACCTTCTGCTAATTTGATTTACTCTATTGATAAAAAACAAAATCTTAGATTAAGCTATTCTAAAACATTGAACCGACCAGAATTTAGGGAATTGGCTCCGTTTGGTTTTTATGATTTTACGAGTCAATTTTTTACTCAGGGTGATTCTTTGAGAATTGCAAAAATACAAAATATAGATTTTAGATATGAACTGTATCCGGGAAAAGGACAAGTACTTTCATTCTCCTACTTCAATAAAAAATTTAAAAATCCAATAGAAATTATTCAAGGTGTAAACAATAAAACTATTACGTATAAAAATGCATCAAGTGCTAAAAATAGCGGAATAGAGCTTGAATTTAGGTTTTTATTGAGTTCAATTTTTAAATCTGAAAACACAACTGTTTTCGATGATATTACTATGTTCTCGAATGTTGCAATCATAAAATCAGAAGCAGATGTTTCTAATATTGCTTCTGGAAACACAGAAAAATCAAGACCCTTACAAGGACAATCGCCCTACATTTTTAATGCGGGACTACAATATTTAAATGTAGAAAATGGCTGGGCTTTATCTACAAATATCAATAGAGCGGGAAATAGGATTGCTTATGCATCCAGTGAAATAAAACCAGCAATATGGGAAAAAGGAAGAACATTTTTAGACGTTCAAATTGCAAAATCGTTTTTGAAAAACAAATTAGAATTAAAGTTTAACATACAAAATATATTAGCTCAGGATTTGATTTTTTATCAAAATAATTATAGAAACAGTGTTGATTATGGTTCGCTCGAAACATTAGCTAATCAAGTCTTTACAGGAGATTATCATTATGAGGATGGTTATAATGCTGCAGATGATGATGTTATTTGGAAAACTATATTTGGAAGAAGTTTTTCATTATCGGCTACTTACAATTTTTAA
- a CDS encoding glycoside hydrolase family 1 protein produces the protein MNNLNKDALLRTYDFGDNFLWGMSSSEHLSPKSRDETFFLNSKHQFSTIDVSFFKTELDKYKQDIDLIKQLGIPNFKFSLSWSKILPDGTGKISTEAINFYHDVLDICIENKIEPFVTLYDSCLPSVLEEKGGWSNREILSWFENYVAICVNSFKEKVSYWIVLNDPSFFTGAGHFLGIDSLGKKGANKFLPALHHAVLCQSIGFRIIKQIKINAQVGTFFSCHYIISNTYNDKDIKATERIDALLNRTFIEPLLGLGYPTQVLPFLKNVSKYSSIGDDDLIKVDFDFIGLQNCTREIASHDSLVPYLNAKLIKNDKIRVKKTHLNYHIYHELIYLIIKKYSKYECVKKIFIVENIAHPLEEIDFDITIGLQKANGIQSFLSQMLNAKQSGGKVNGYFVSMLKEFKPD, from the coding sequence TTGAATAATTTAAATAAGGATGCATTACTTCGTACCTATGATTTTGGCGACAATTTTCTTTGGGGTATGTCATCCAGTGAACATTTATCACCTAAAAGTAGAGATGAAACTTTTTTTTTAAATTCGAAACATCAATTTTCAACCATTGATGTTTCTTTTTTTAAGACGGAATTAGATAAATACAAACAAGATATTGATTTAATAAAACAATTAGGTATTCCTAATTTTAAGTTTTCTCTATCTTGGTCCAAAATACTTCCCGATGGAACAGGTAAAATAAGTACTGAGGCTATTAATTTTTATCATGATGTACTCGATATTTGTATAGAGAATAAAATAGAACCTTTTGTAACGCTGTATGATTCTTGTTTACCCTCAGTATTAGAGGAAAAAGGTGGATGGTCTAATCGTGAAATCTTATCTTGGTTTGAGAACTATGTTGCTATTTGTGTTAATTCGTTCAAAGAAAAAGTTTCCTATTGGATTGTTTTAAACGATCCATCCTTTTTTACCGGAGCTGGTCATTTTTTAGGAATTGATTCTTTAGGAAAGAAAGGGGCTAATAAATTTTTACCCGCTTTACATCATGCCGTACTTTGTCAATCTATTGGTTTTAGGATAATAAAACAAATAAAAATCAATGCTCAAGTGGGGACTTTTTTTTCATGTCATTATATTATTTCAAATACATATAATGATAAAGACATAAAAGCTACTGAGCGAATAGATGCATTGTTGAATAGAACTTTTATTGAGCCTTTATTAGGGTTAGGATATCCAACACAAGTCTTACCTTTTTTGAAAAATGTTTCTAAATATAGTAGCATTGGTGATGATGATTTGATTAAAGTAGATTTTGATTTTATAGGGTTGCAAAATTGTACAAGAGAAATAGCATCCCACGATTCATTAGTTCCTTATTTGAATGCTAAACTTATAAAAAATGATAAAATTAGAGTTAAAAAAACACATTTAAATTATCATATTTACCATGAGCTAATTTACCTTATTATTAAAAAATATAGTAAATATGAGTGTGTAAAAAAAATATTTATAGTTGAAAATATTGCGCACCCCCTAGAAGAAATTGATTTTGATATTACTATTGGTTTACAAAAAGCAAATGGGATACAGTCTTTTTTAAGTCAAATGTTAAATGCAAAACAAAGTGGAGGCAAAGTCAACGGTTATTTTGTTTCAATGCTAAAAGAATTTAAACCTGATTAG
- a CDS encoding T9SS type A sorting domain-containing protein produces the protein MKKNYLIAILFLIVNMVSAQIEQTSYRGAFAPAPTAMWTDSWTNYDPQNTVYGAATVTVSADITANTTWTTGKVYSLSGLINVRNNAVLTIQPGVIVRGAGAGAALVITKGAKINAVGTAASPIVFTSNNAPGSRSKGDWGGIILLGKGAFNLNNGVNNIEGLTASVYTEYGGGLTPDNADSSGTLKYVRIEFGGYVYAPNSEINGLTMGAVGSGTTIDYVQVSFANDDAFEWFGGSVNCKHLVSYRNLDDDFDTDNGYSGSVQYALAIRDPQIADAPAVSTSEGFESDNNAAGSTVTPATSAIFTNCTLIGPSYRVTLTNGGTLASGYKKTARIRRASQLKIFNSLFMDFQEGLHIDGVAAENNAVAGTLKFKNNIQAGILTKSIQVTSPGTITAGVNPAFNMTNWYTANGNSTVASNSGLLTAAYDSDATTYTGLDYRPASGSIVETGSDFTDSAFAGKLVATPVLAEAIEFTSYRGAFAPAPTAMWTNNWTNYDPQNTVYSSTGITVSGDITANTTWTTGNTYLLQGLTYVKNGATLTIQPGVTIRGAGAGSALIITKGSKINAVGTATSPIVFTSNNAAGSRQKGDWGGIILLGKGSFNLNNGINNVEGITASADTEYGGGLTPDDTDNSGTLKYVRIEFGGYVYAPNSEINGLTMGAVGSGTTIDYVQVSFANDDAFEWFGGAVNCKHLVSYRNLDDDFDTDNGYSGKVQYALAIRDPQISDNPTVSTSEGFESDNNATGTAATPYTSAIFTNCTLIGPSYRVSLPNGGTLATGFKRGARIRRASKLSIYNSIFMDFQEGLHIDGLATETNALNDELKFKNNILAGIVTTAKTLQVNASGNNASFNIATWYAANGNTTQAASAGLLTLPYNTSDATVYTGLDYRPATGSPALSNSNFTGLVAKVAPIVVTPLNICKGTTATALTATLNGGVSLKWYSTATIATVLTAAPVPATTTAPSTKSYFVSQVYADGTEGPRAEIVVNINPILATPGTITGIAAQGALVGTTTTATYSISEVVDAVSYLWTAPLGVNIVSGQGSNTITVNFKNVPAGAGAIGNLAVAAVNAAGCNSLAKTLALTKVLPAAPTTVKMTDALLPLPITGIPNAVTSFAKYMGTSTVLTLTAAPVATATSYVWELPTGVTLLSGATTTSGVTSGTSNVITIDFAGVTKENTFNYSTTATVPVSTNVLRIGVKAKNGTGSSVTANATAVNPTTTSTAKLLTLTAVLPAAPAAIKVTNDAVSTTTAVTVISKFIGTNTVFTLTATPSVLATSYAWELPTGVTQLSGGTSNVITVNFADVAAGTTSLYLGVKAVNGIGSSVISTNGTLVPSTSSTAKLLKLTATVPAAVATVVGQIAGVCGSSSYDYTITPSLLANSYVITAPTGSVVTSANNASNTSNVLATSDLTFTVTYPSGFTVTTATVTAQKSIVIAAVNGVGTSLTNKTVALTTAMPAIGVATGSAGITSFTRCATQTFSVPAVVGATDYVWTVVDGAVIVSGQGTNSVEIDFAAVSALKTTNKLTVVAKNTCGISSAVKSITLSSTACPAPARLAAPEVVAVSATEVYPNPTSGNFNIDITASKVGVVEMAIYSFEGQMVVSPKTVQLQEGLNTINEDISSLKNGIYFVQIANSTTNEVIVKKVIKQ, from the coding sequence ATGAAAAAAAACTATTTAATCGCAATTTTGTTCCTTATCGTGAATATGGTAAGTGCTCAAATTGAACAAACTTCGTACAGAGGTGCTTTTGCTCCAGCCCCCACAGCAATGTGGACAGATAGTTGGACAAATTATGATCCGCAGAATACCGTTTATGGGGCTGCAACAGTAACTGTTAGTGCTGATATAACGGCTAACACCACATGGACCACTGGTAAAGTCTATTCTTTGTCAGGTCTTATTAATGTTAGAAACAATGCTGTTTTAACGATTCAACCAGGTGTTATCGTTAGAGGTGCCGGTGCGGGTGCTGCTTTAGTTATTACTAAGGGAGCTAAAATTAATGCTGTTGGTACTGCTGCTAGTCCGATTGTATTTACTTCAAATAATGCACCTGGCTCTAGAAGTAAAGGGGATTGGGGAGGAATTATCCTTTTAGGTAAAGGGGCTTTCAACTTAAATAACGGTGTAAATAATATCGAAGGTCTTACGGCTTCTGTTTATACAGAATACGGTGGAGGTTTGACTCCGGATAATGCGGATAGTTCGGGTACTTTAAAATATGTTCGTATCGAATTTGGTGGATATGTGTATGCTCCAAACAGTGAAATCAATGGTTTGACTATGGGTGCTGTTGGTAGTGGTACTACCATAGACTACGTTCAAGTGTCTTTTGCTAACGATGATGCTTTTGAGTGGTTTGGTGGATCAGTAAATTGTAAACACTTGGTTTCTTACAGAAACTTGGATGACGATTTTGATACTGATAATGGATATAGTGGATCAGTTCAATATGCTTTGGCTATTAGAGATCCACAGATTGCTGATGCTCCTGCAGTTTCAACTTCAGAAGGTTTTGAATCTGATAACAATGCTGCTGGTTCTACTGTGACTCCTGCTACAAGTGCTATTTTTACTAACTGTACTTTAATAGGGCCATCCTACCGTGTTACTTTAACTAATGGTGGAACTTTAGCTTCTGGTTACAAGAAAACTGCTCGTATCAGAAGAGCTTCTCAATTGAAAATTTTCAACTCTTTGTTTATGGACTTTCAAGAAGGTCTTCACATTGATGGTGTAGCTGCTGAAAATAATGCAGTTGCTGGAACATTGAAATTCAAAAACAACATTCAAGCCGGGATATTGACTAAATCTATACAAGTAACATCTCCGGGTACAATTACAGCAGGTGTTAATCCTGCGTTTAACATGACTAACTGGTATACTGCTAATGGTAATTCAACTGTTGCTTCAAACTCAGGTTTGTTGACAGCTGCTTATGATTCTGACGCTACTACTTATACAGGACTAGATTATAGACCAGCATCAGGATCAATTGTTGAGACAGGTTCTGATTTTACTGATAGTGCTTTTGCAGGAAAATTAGTAGCTACTCCGGTATTAGCAGAAGCTATTGAATTTACTTCTTACAGAGGTGCTTTTGCTCCAGCTCCTACAGCAATGTGGACAAACAACTGGACAAACTATGATCCACAAAATACGGTTTACTCTTCAACAGGAATTACTGTAAGTGGAGATATCACTGCAAACACTACTTGGACTACAGGTAACACTTACCTTTTACAAGGTTTAACTTATGTTAAAAACGGTGCTACTTTAACAATTCAACCAGGGGTTACTATTAGAGGTGCTGGTGCTGGTTCAGCTTTAATCATCACTAAAGGATCTAAAATCAATGCTGTTGGTACTGCTACAAGTCCAATTGTATTTACTTCAAACAACGCAGCAGGTTCAAGACAAAAAGGAGACTGGGGAGGAATTATCCTTTTGGGTAAAGGTTCTTTTAACTTGAATAATGGTATAAATAATGTTGAAGGGATTACTGCTTCTGCAGATACAGAATATGGTGGAGGTTTAACTCCAGATGATACTGACAACTCAGGAACATTGAAATATGTTAGAATTGAATTTGGTGGATATGTTTATGCTCCAAACAGTGAAATCAATGGTTTGACTATGGGTGCTGTAGGTAGTGGAACTACTATCGATTATGTTCAAGTATCTTTCGCTAACGATGATGCTTTCGAATGGTTTGGTGGTGCAGTAAACTGTAAACACTTAGTTTCTTACAGAAACTTAGATGACGATTTTGATACAGACAACGGATATAGCGGTAAAGTTCAATATGCTTTAGCTATTAGAGATCCACAAATTTCAGATAACCCAACTGTTTCTACTTCAGAAGGTTTTGAGTCTGATAACAATGCTACAGGTACTGCTGCTACTCCATATACAAGTGCTATTTTTACCAACTGTACTTTGATAGGACCATCTTACAGAGTTTCTTTACCTAATGGTGGAACTTTAGCTACTGGTTTCAAAAGAGGTGCTAGAATTAGAAGAGCTTCTAAATTGAGTATCTATAACTCAATCTTTATGGATTTCCAAGAAGGTCTTCATATTGATGGTTTGGCTACTGAGACTAATGCTTTGAATGATGAATTGAAATTCAAAAACAACATTTTAGCTGGTATTGTTACTACTGCAAAAACTTTACAAGTAAATGCTTCTGGTAATAACGCTTCATTTAATATCGCAACTTGGTATGCTGCTAATGGAAACACTACTCAAGCTGCAAGCGCAGGTTTGTTGACATTGCCTTACAATACTTCTGATGCTACTGTTTACACAGGATTAGATTATAGACCAGCAACTGGTTCTCCAGCACTTTCAAATTCAAACTTTACTGGTTTGGTTGCTAAAGTAGCTCCAATTGTTGTGACTCCACTTAACATCTGTAAAGGAACTACTGCTACTGCTTTAACTGCTACTTTAAATGGTGGTGTGTCTTTGAAATGGTATTCTACTGCAACTATTGCTACAGTTTTAACTGCTGCTCCAGTACCTGCTACTACAACAGCACCTTCTACAAAATCTTATTTTGTATCACAAGTGTATGCTGATGGAACAGAAGGACCAAGAGCTGAAATTGTTGTTAATATAAATCCTATATTGGCTACTCCAGGTACAATCACTGGTATTGCTGCTCAAGGAGCTTTAGTAGGAACTACAACTACTGCAACTTATTCTATCTCAGAAGTTGTTGATGCTGTTTCTTATCTTTGGACTGCACCATTAGGAGTTAATATCGTTTCTGGTCAAGGTTCTAATACTATTACAGTTAATTTTAAAAATGTTCCTGCTGGTGCTGGTGCTATTGGTAACCTTGCTGTAGCTGCTGTAAATGCTGCAGGTTGTAATAGTCTTGCTAAAACTTTAGCACTTACAAAAGTTTTACCTGCTGCACCTACTACTGTAAAAATGACTGATGCTTTATTGCCGTTGCCTATTACAGGAATACCTAATGCAGTAACTTCATTTGCTAAATACATGGGTACATCTACTGTGTTGACACTAACAGCGGCTCCAGTTGCTACTGCAACTTCTTATGTTTGGGAATTGCCTACAGGTGTTACTCTTTTATCGGGAGCTACTACAACATCAGGAGTTACCTCTGGTACTTCAAATGTAATCACTATTGATTTCGCTGGTGTAACTAAGGAAAATACTTTTAATTATTCTACAACAGCTACTGTTCCAGTATCAACCAATGTATTACGAATTGGTGTAAAAGCTAAAAATGGAACAGGTTCTTCTGTAACTGCTAATGCAACTGCTGTTAACCCTACTACCACATCTACAGCTAAATTGTTAACATTAACAGCTGTTTTACCTGCTGCTCCTGCTGCAATAAAAGTAACTAATGATGCAGTTAGTACTACTACAGCGGTAACTGTTATCAGTAAATTTATTGGTACAAATACGGTATTCACATTGACAGCTACTCCTTCTGTATTAGCTACTTCTTACGCATGGGAATTGCCAACAGGCGTTACTCAATTATCTGGCGGTACTTCAAATGTAATTACTGTTAATTTTGCGGATGTTGCTGCTGGTACAACTTCTTTATACTTAGGTGTAAAAGCGGTAAATGGTATTGGATCTTCTGTAATAAGTACAAATGGTACATTAGTTCCTTCAACTTCATCTACAGCTAAATTGTTGAAATTAACTGCAACTGTTCCTGCCGCTGTAGCTACAGTTGTGGGACAAATTGCTGGTGTATGTGGTAGCAGTTCTTATGATTACACAATTACTCCTTCTCTTTTAGCTAATTCTTATGTTATTACTGCCCCAACAGGTTCAGTAGTTACTTCAGCTAACAATGCATCTAATACTTCTAATGTATTAGCAACTTCTGACTTGACATTTACAGTTACTTACCCTTCTGGGTTTACCGTAACAACTGCTACTGTTACTGCTCAAAAATCTATTGTTATTGCAGCTGTAAACGGAGTAGGTACTAGTCTTACAAATAAAACAGTTGCTTTAACTACGGCTATGCCTGCAATAGGGGTTGCTACAGGATCTGCTGGTATTACATCATTTACTAGATGTGCTACTCAAACATTCTCAGTTCCTGCGGTTGTCGGAGCTACAGATTATGTTTGGACTGTTGTTGATGGTGCGGTAATTGTTTCTGGTCAAGGAACAAACTCTGTTGAAATTGATTTCGCTGCAGTTTCTGCCTTGAAAACGACTAACAAATTAACAGTTGTTGCTAAAAACACTTGTGGTATTTCTAGTGCTGTTAAATCAATTACTTTATCTAGTACTGCTTGTCCTGCTCCTGCAAGATTAGCTGCTCCTGAAGTTGTTGCAGTAAGTGCTACAGAGGTTTATCCAAATCCTACATCAGGAAATTTCAATATTGATATAACAGCTTCAAAAGTTGGTGTTGTTGAAATGGCCATATATTCATTTGAAGGTCAAATGGTAGTAAGCCCTAAAACAGTACAATTGCAAGAAGGACTAAATACAATTAACGAAGATATTTCTTCTTTGAAAAATGGTATTTATTTTGTTCAAATTGCAAATTCTACTACTAATGAAGTGATCGTTAAAAAAGTGATCAAACAATAA